The Stratiformator vulcanicus genome has a segment encoding these proteins:
- a CDS encoding acetate/propionate family kinase, which produces MKVLVANLGSTSFKYRLFDLPEGRQLARGGIDRIGQESSHCFVEIGDQEHEVDQAIADHAAAVQLCLDQLTDDNYGCLKSVDEVSAIGFKAVHAAHLSGVRIVDDELLSVMQELFDIAPAHNPPYVKAMRQLREAFPQIPLVAALETAFHETIPPENRSYAIPRNWEREHGIKKWGFHGASHRYIAGRVAELTGRDDLKVVSCHLGGSSSLCAIDAGQSKAASMGMTPQTGLPQNNRVGDFDPFALPYLIRRTGKSLEDILKDLSSKGGLYGLSNGLSTDLRDLEEAAAKGHESAGLAIKTYVAEIRRYLGGYFALLGGCDAVVFTGGIGENSKLVRAGVCNQMDWAGLKIDKQKNRTATGEAVISSDDSTVQVWTIPTNEEIIVARQTADAVSRVSSVESPGQ; this is translated from the coding sequence ATGAAGGTTTTGGTCGCAAATCTTGGATCGACGAGCTTTAAGTATCGTCTGTTCGATCTGCCGGAAGGGCGTCAGCTCGCCCGCGGCGGTATCGATCGGATCGGTCAGGAGTCGAGCCATTGTTTCGTCGAAATCGGCGATCAAGAACATGAGGTCGATCAGGCGATTGCCGATCATGCCGCTGCCGTCCAGCTATGCCTGGATCAATTGACTGACGACAATTACGGGTGTCTGAAATCGGTCGATGAAGTCTCGGCAATCGGTTTTAAAGCCGTCCACGCCGCGCACTTAAGCGGCGTGCGAATTGTTGATGACGAACTGCTAAGCGTAATGCAGGAACTATTCGACATCGCACCGGCCCATAATCCGCCTTACGTGAAAGCGATGCGACAACTGCGTGAAGCGTTCCCGCAGATTCCGCTCGTCGCGGCCTTGGAAACAGCATTTCATGAAACGATCCCGCCGGAGAATCGCAGCTACGCGATCCCTCGTAATTGGGAGCGTGAACACGGAATTAAGAAGTGGGGTTTCCACGGCGCGAGTCACCGTTATATCGCAGGGCGTGTCGCCGAACTGACAGGGCGAGACGACCTGAAGGTTGTGTCGTGCCACCTCGGCGGAAGCAGTTCACTCTGCGCCATCGACGCAGGGCAATCGAAGGCGGCTTCAATGGGCATGACGCCGCAAACGGGGCTTCCGCAAAATAACCGCGTCGGCGACTTCGATCCCTTCGCGCTGCCGTACTTGATCCGCCGCACCGGCAAGTCACTTGAAGATATCCTCAAAGACCTGTCGTCAAAAGGCGGTCTTTACGGACTCAGCAACGGTTTAAGCACTGACCTACGCGACCTTGAAGAGGCAGCGGCTAAAGGACACGAATCAGCCGGCCTCGCGATTAAGACCTACGTCGCGGAAATCCGACGCTACCTCGGCGGCTACTTCGCTCTGCTGGGCGGCTGCGATGCCGTCGTCTTCACAGGCGGCATTGGCGAGAACAGCAAGCTCGTTCGCGCCGGCGTCTGCAACCAGATGGATTGGGCCGGCTTAAAAATCGACAAGCAGAAAAACCGCACCGCCACAGGCGAAGCGGTCATCTCAAGCGACGACAGCACGGTTCAAGTCTGGACGATCCCAACTAACGAAGAAATCATCGTCGCGAGACAGACGGCTGATGCTGTTAGTCGAGTGTCGAGTGTCGAGAGTCCAGGGCAGTAG
- a CDS encoding BMC domain-containing protein produces MNEAIGLIETKGLTAQIEAADAMLKAANVTLVKQVQIGGAYVTTVVQGDVGSVRAAVDAGAERASAVGELVSAHLIPRPTDGLMANFI; encoded by the coding sequence ATGAACGAAGCGATCGGATTGATCGAAACCAAAGGCCTGACCGCTCAAATCGAAGCGGCCGATGCCATGCTCAAGGCCGCCAACGTCACGCTCGTCAAGCAGGTCCAAATCGGCGGCGCCTATGTGACGACCGTCGTCCAAGGCGATGTCGGTAGCGTCCGCGCAGCCGTCGACGCCGGAGCCGAGCGGGCCAGTGCCGTTGGCGAACTCGTCAGCGCGCATCTGATTCCGCGACCGACCGACGGCCTGATGGCAAATTTCATCTAA
- a CDS encoding BMC domain-containing protein, with product MAKSMEALGMVETKGLVCLIEAADAMLKAANVEMVGWEKVGSGLVTAFVVGDVAAVKAAVDAGATAASKIGEVVSVQVIPRPHEELASVLPQRASSGGQA from the coding sequence ATGGCAAAGTCGATGGAAGCACTGGGAATGGTCGAGACGAAAGGTCTCGTCTGTCTGATCGAAGCGGCTGATGCAATGCTCAAAGCCGCGAACGTGGAAATGGTGGGCTGGGAAAAGGTCGGCAGCGGCCTGGTCACGGCTTTTGTCGTCGGTGACGTCGCCGCTGTAAAGGCAGCCGTCGATGCCGGCGCGACCGCCGCCAGCAAAATTGGCGAAGTCGTCAGCGTGCAGGTCATTCCTCGCCCGCACGAAGAACTCGCCTCCGTCCTTCCGCAGCGTGCGTCCTCCGGCGGGCAGGCTTAG